One genomic segment of Rhizorhabdus phycosphaerae includes these proteins:
- a CDS encoding molybdenum cofactor biosynthesis protein MoaE, whose protein sequence is MSAALHIDVRAGDFDPGAELARLEALGGGGVASFTGVVRGGNGLAALELEHHPAMTQAMMTRIAQEAATRWPLLGVTAIHRHGRLLPGQRIVFVAAASPHRAAALEATAFLIDWLKTRAPFWKKEHFADGSSQWVDARKEDDEAAARWEKH, encoded by the coding sequence ATGAGCGCCGCGCTGCACATCGATGTCCGCGCCGGCGACTTCGATCCGGGTGCCGAACTCGCCCGGCTGGAGGCGCTCGGCGGCGGCGGCGTGGCCAGTTTCACCGGCGTCGTTCGGGGCGGCAACGGCCTGGCGGCGTTGGAGCTGGAGCATCACCCTGCCATGACCCAGGCGATGATGACGCGGATCGCGCAAGAGGCCGCCACCCGCTGGCCGCTGCTCGGGGTAACCGCGATCCATCGTCATGGTCGCCTGCTGCCGGGGCAGCGCATCGTGTTCGTCGCGGCCGCCTCCCCGCACCGCGCCGCGGCGCTGGAGGCCACCGCCTTCCTGATCGACTGGCTCAAGACGCGCGCGCCCTTCTGGAAGAAGGAGCATTTCGCCGACGGGTCGAGCCAATGGGTCGATGCCCGCAAGGAAGATGACGAAGCCGCCGCGCGCTGGGAGAAACACTGA
- a CDS encoding SDR family NAD(P)-dependent oxidoreductase produces MTLQGKTALVTGAASEMGLGFATARMMARAGAKVMITDIAADAVAARAEELRAEGHEVAALPQDVTDAAGWDAVVAATVERFGGLDILVNNAGIAVLKWMDALEPADWQRQIDVNLSSVYLGCRAALKQMRVQGRGGSIVNLSSVAGLVGIPGAAAYAASKGGVRIMTKAIAMECAKENIRVNSVQPGVIWTDMQQVAIKDNPDQYDAINAAIPMGRMGEPDDIAAMISFLASDAAKYVTGGEFTVDGGLTAQ; encoded by the coding sequence ATGACATTGCAAGGCAAGACGGCTCTGGTCACGGGCGCCGCATCCGAAATGGGCCTGGGCTTCGCGACCGCGCGGATGATGGCGCGGGCCGGGGCGAAGGTGATGATCACCGACATCGCCGCCGATGCGGTCGCCGCGCGTGCGGAGGAACTGCGCGCCGAGGGCCATGAGGTAGCAGCCCTGCCGCAGGACGTGACCGACGCCGCCGGCTGGGATGCGGTCGTCGCGGCGACGGTCGAGCGCTTCGGCGGGCTCGACATCCTCGTCAACAATGCCGGCATCGCGGTCCTGAAGTGGATGGACGCGCTGGAGCCAGCCGACTGGCAGCGCCAGATCGACGTCAATCTGAGCAGCGTCTATCTCGGCTGCCGCGCCGCGCTGAAGCAGATGCGCGTGCAGGGGCGCGGCGGATCGATCGTCAACCTGTCGTCGGTCGCGGGCCTCGTCGGCATCCCCGGCGCCGCCGCCTATGCCGCATCCAAGGGCGGCGTCCGGATCATGACCAAGGCGATCGCGATGGAGTGCGCCAAGGAGAATATCCGGGTCAATTCGGTGCAGCCCGGCGTGATCTGGACCGACATGCAGCAGGTCGCGATCAAGGACAATCCGGACCAGTATGACGCGATCAACGCCGCGATCCCGATGGGCCGCATGGGCGAGCCCGACGACATCGCCGCGATGATCAGCTTCCTCGCTTCCGATGCCGCCAAATATGTGACCGGCGGCGAATTCACCGTGGACGGCGGCCTGACCGCCCAGTGA
- a CDS encoding anti-sigma factor — protein MADDLDPIAGEYVLGTLDAEERRAFQRRLLTDPAAVAAVAAWQDRLAPLLLTVEAVEPPASIWARVATSGQPANDNAVVRRWQMATAAAVLVAMGSIGMALRPPPPSPAPATQVAERGGATIQSVAALSEKGGTPALLVTYDQASGQLQVTPVNVADKPGHSMELWVIAGKAAPKSIGLMPDDGSPALERLRLDTAEDMTIAVSVEPKGGSPTGLPTGPVVYSGQMVRLPTRS, from the coding sequence ATGGCTGACGATCTCGACCCGATCGCGGGCGAATATGTGCTCGGCACGCTCGACGCCGAGGAACGGCGCGCCTTTCAGCGCAGGCTGCTGACCGATCCGGCCGCCGTCGCTGCGGTCGCGGCGTGGCAGGACCGGCTTGCCCCCCTGCTGCTGACGGTCGAAGCGGTCGAACCGCCCGCCAGCATCTGGGCACGCGTGGCGACCAGCGGGCAGCCCGCCAACGACAATGCCGTGGTGCGCCGCTGGCAAATGGCGACTGCAGCTGCAGTCCTCGTCGCCATGGGTAGCATCGGCATGGCTCTGCGACCTCCGCCACCATCCCCCGCCCCCGCCACGCAGGTTGCGGAGCGTGGAGGAGCGACAATTCAGTCGGTCGCTGCTCTCAGCGAAAAGGGCGGCACCCCGGCGCTGCTCGTGACCTATGACCAAGCCTCGGGCCAGCTTCAGGTGACCCCCGTCAACGTCGCGGACAAGCCAGGCCATAGCATGGAATTGTGGGTGATCGCGGGCAAGGCCGCGCCGAAGTCGATCGGCCTGATGCCCGACGACGGCAGCCCTGCGCTCGAACGGCTTCGGCTCGACACTGCGGAGGATATGACGATCGCCGTTTCGGTCGAGCCCAAGGGCGGATCGCCGACCGGCCTGCCGACCGGCCCGGTCGTCTATTCCGGCCAGATGGTGCGGCTTCCGACCAGGAGCTGA
- the dinB gene encoding DNA polymerase IV, with protein sequence MDGPEPSSFEPTAAEGGRKIIHIDMDAFYASVEQRDDPSLRGKPVAVGGTRERGVVAAASYEARRFGVRSAMASGLARRLCPDLLFVRPRFEVYREVSRQIHEIFAEFTDLIEPLSLDEAYLDVTSNHQGAATATEVARMIRARIKAETGLTASAGVSYNKFIAKLASDHNKPDGLCVVRPDQGLAFLAPLAVGRFHGVGPVTAARMEKLGIHTGADLRRCSREFLAQQFGKSGDYFYLAARAIDHRPVRPDRVRKSIGSENTFFHDLFAHDDLAAALRESSDTVARHAARTGKAGRTVSIKLRYADFRTLTRARTLPAPVSDADSLYRTALELLAPLEPVEQGVRLLGVTLSNLGEGEEELSVTAEQLALALEWA encoded by the coding sequence ATGGACGGGCCCGAGCCATCCTCTTTCGAACCGACCGCCGCGGAGGGCGGCCGCAAGATCATCCATATCGACATGGATGCCTTCTACGCGTCGGTCGAACAGCGTGACGATCCGTCGCTGCGCGGCAAGCCTGTCGCCGTCGGCGGCACGCGCGAACGCGGGGTGGTCGCGGCGGCGAGCTACGAGGCGCGGCGCTTCGGCGTACGCTCGGCAATGGCGTCGGGCCTTGCACGCCGCCTGTGCCCCGATCTTCTGTTCGTCCGGCCGCGGTTCGAAGTCTACCGGGAGGTGTCGCGCCAGATTCACGAGATCTTCGCCGAGTTCACCGATCTGATCGAACCGCTGTCGCTCGACGAGGCCTATCTGGACGTGACGAGCAATCACCAGGGCGCGGCCACCGCCACCGAGGTTGCGCGGATGATCCGCGCGAGGATCAAGGCCGAAACCGGTCTGACGGCGTCCGCCGGGGTGTCGTACAACAAGTTCATCGCCAAGCTGGCGTCGGACCACAACAAGCCCGACGGGCTATGCGTAGTCCGGCCCGACCAGGGGCTCGCCTTCCTTGCCCCGCTCGCCGTGGGCCGTTTCCACGGGGTCGGCCCGGTCACCGCGGCGCGCATGGAGAAGCTGGGGATTCACACCGGCGCCGATCTGCGACGGTGCAGCCGCGAGTTTCTTGCGCAGCAGTTCGGCAAGTCCGGCGACTATTTCTATCTGGCCGCGCGTGCGATCGACCATCGGCCGGTCCGCCCCGATCGCGTGCGCAAGTCGATCGGCTCGGAGAATACCTTCTTCCACGATCTGTTCGCCCATGACGATCTCGCCGCAGCGCTGCGCGAGTCGAGCGATACCGTGGCGCGCCATGCCGCGCGGACCGGCAAGGCGGGGCGGACCGTGTCGATCAAGCTGCGTTACGCCGACTTCCGCACCTTGACCCGGGCGCGGACATTGCCGGCTCCCGTCTCCGATGCGGACAGCCTCTACCGCACGGCGCTGGAACTGCTCGCGCCGCTCGAGCCCGTGGAGCAGGGCGTGCGGCTTCTGGGCGTGACGCTGTCCAACCTGGGCGAAGGCGAGGAAGAGCTGTCGGTGACCGCCGAGCAATTGGCGCTGGCGCTCGAATGGGCCTAA
- a CDS encoding sigma-70 family RNA polymerase sigma factor, with the protein MAAEDLPDLLLAIAQGDRDAFARFYQRTSAKLFGVILRILPERSMAEDAMQDAYAKIWRNAAGFDAQRGSPITWAATIARNVAIDLRRRERPAGRQRDDDFDFDMLADGGVSAEQLAALRVCLDRLDPDQRSLILSAYLNGESREELAERLGHPTGTIKSWLHRGLARLRGCLDG; encoded by the coding sequence ATGGCAGCCGAGGATCTCCCGGATCTGCTTCTGGCGATCGCGCAAGGCGATCGGGACGCCTTCGCCCGCTTCTATCAGCGCACCTCGGCAAAACTTTTCGGGGTCATCCTGCGTATCTTACCCGAACGGTCGATGGCGGAAGACGCGATGCAGGATGCCTATGCGAAGATCTGGCGCAACGCCGCGGGGTTCGATGCCCAGCGCGGCAGCCCGATCACCTGGGCGGCGACGATCGCCCGCAACGTCGCCATCGACCTGCGTCGGCGCGAACGTCCTGCCGGCCGCCAACGCGACGATGATTTCGACTTCGACATGCTCGCCGACGGCGGCGTTTCGGCGGAGCAGCTTGCAGCGCTCCGGGTCTGTCTGGACCGGCTCGATCCCGACCAGCGTTCGCTGATCCTGTCGGCCTATCTCAACGGCGAGAGCCGCGAGGAACTGGCGGAGCGGCTCGGCCATCCCACGGGAACGATCAAGAGCTGGCTGCACCGCGGCCTCGCCCGGCTGAGGGGCTGCCTCGATGGCTGA
- a CDS encoding glycine cleavage system protein R codes for MNQSVILTVVGSDRPGLTKALADAVYQVGGNWLESHLSRLGGQYVGSVLVELPAGRLGDLEAAAQAIDATGLSVAISPSVAPATDRAGDVLAIEIVGQDRPGIVREVTTVLAGLHVNIEGFSSEIEGSAWSGSPLFRGQAQLLLPPGLSVDRLREALEDISGEIMVDFPDGRSND; via the coding sequence ATGAACCAGAGCGTGATCCTGACGGTTGTCGGCAGCGATCGTCCCGGCCTGACCAAGGCCCTCGCCGATGCGGTCTATCAGGTCGGTGGGAACTGGCTCGAAAGCCATTTGTCGCGCCTCGGCGGGCAATATGTCGGGTCTGTACTGGTCGAGCTTCCGGCCGGACGCCTGGGCGATCTGGAAGCTGCTGCGCAGGCGATCGACGCGACCGGCCTGTCGGTTGCGATCTCTCCGTCAGTCGCCCCCGCCACCGACCGCGCCGGAGACGTTCTGGCGATCGAGATCGTCGGCCAGGACCGCCCCGGCATCGTCCGCGAGGTCACGACGGTGCTCGCGGGGCTTCACGTCAACATCGAGGGATTTTCGAGCGAGATCGAAGGCAGCGCCTGGTCCGGCTCTCCTCTGTTTCGCGGGCAGGCGCAGCTGCTGCTCCCGCCGGGACTGTCGGTCGATCGCCTGCGCGAGGCGCTCGAGGACATATCCGGCGAGATCATGGTCGACTTTCCCGATGGTCGCTCCAACGACTGA
- a CDS encoding MFS transporter, which translates to MTPTFRLLAKRRFLPLFVTQFLGAFNDNLFRTAMIMLVIYKIYNDPAREAAFSAVAGGLFILPFFLFSAMAGQLADSHDKARIIRIVKTAEIAIMVVGAGGLILQNVPMMLIALLSMGAHSTFFGPIKYAILPQHLEDDQVLPGTGLVEAGTYIAILAGTITGGIIASEHAAVGVLLVAALGWFAGRQVPAAPPMTTDARVDFHVIRSSIRLVSDTMHVRRLFLAILAISFFWAQGTILAAQFPPLVKNVLGAKQDVATMFLGIFSVGVAIGSIAINRILKGAVSARCSPVAALVMGAFVCDLWWTSHHWPDPQGALRGLSEFMAMPNAERVLFDLLGVAIAGGIFVVPLYAFLTTTVAKAQTARTVAANNIVNSGAMVTATLLLAGLVHLGVSVAETLLMVAVGSLGASLLAWRLHKACD; encoded by the coding sequence ATGACCCCGACCTTCCGGCTTCTGGCCAAACGGCGGTTTCTGCCGTTGTTCGTCACGCAGTTCCTCGGCGCGTTCAACGACAATCTCTTCCGCACCGCGATGATCATGCTGGTCATCTACAAGATCTACAACGATCCGGCGCGCGAAGCCGCCTTCTCGGCGGTTGCCGGTGGCCTGTTCATCCTGCCCTTCTTCCTGTTTTCGGCGATGGCAGGCCAGCTGGCGGACAGCCATGACAAGGCCCGCATCATCCGGATCGTCAAGACCGCCGAAATCGCGATCATGGTGGTGGGTGCTGGCGGATTGATCCTCCAGAATGTGCCGATGATGCTGATCGCGCTCTTGTCGATGGGCGCGCACTCCACCTTCTTCGGCCCGATCAAATATGCGATTCTGCCCCAGCATCTGGAGGACGATCAGGTGCTTCCCGGGACGGGGCTGGTCGAGGCCGGGACCTATATCGCCATTCTCGCAGGGACGATCACCGGCGGAATAATTGCGTCCGAACATGCGGCGGTCGGCGTGCTTCTGGTCGCCGCGCTTGGCTGGTTCGCCGGACGACAGGTGCCCGCTGCACCGCCGATGACGACCGACGCCCGCGTCGATTTCCACGTCATTCGCTCGTCGATCCGGTTGGTGTCGGACACGATGCACGTCCGCCGCCTCTTCCTCGCCATCCTCGCGATCAGCTTCTTCTGGGCGCAGGGGACGATTCTGGCGGCGCAGTTTCCGCCGCTGGTCAAAAATGTCCTGGGAGCGAAGCAGGACGTGGCGACGATGTTCCTTGGCATATTCTCGGTGGGCGTCGCGATCGGCTCGATCGCCATCAACCGTATCCTGAAGGGCGCGGTGTCGGCGCGCTGTTCGCCGGTCGCCGCGCTGGTGATGGGCGCTTTCGTCTGCGATCTCTGGTGGACTTCGCACCATTGGCCCGACCCGCAAGGCGCATTGCGGGGGCTCTCCGAGTTCATGGCCATGCCCAATGCCGAGCGCGTGCTGTTCGATCTGCTGGGCGTCGCGATCGCCGGCGGCATCTTCGTCGTCCCGCTCTATGCGTTTCTCACCACCACCGTGGCGAAAGCCCAGACAGCACGCACGGTCGCGGCGAACAACATCGTCAATTCCGGGGCGATGGTGACCGCAACGCTGCTGCTGGCAGGGCTCGTGCATCTCGGCGTTTCGGTCGCCGAAACCCTGCTGATGGTCGCGGTGGGAAGCTTGGGTGCGTCGCTGCTGGCCTGGAGGCTGCACAAGGCCTGCGACTGA
- the moaD gene encoding molybdopterin converting factor subunit 1: MTIELLYFARVREAIGRSAESVSPPDGIATIGALIAWLATRGGGYAEAFADPARIRAAVGEDFADLDSPIANAREIALFPPVTGG, encoded by the coding sequence ATGACCATCGAGCTGCTCTATTTCGCAAGGGTGCGCGAAGCGATCGGGCGCAGCGCCGAAAGCGTTTCCCCTCCGGACGGCATCGCCACGATCGGTGCGCTGATCGCTTGGCTCGCCACCCGCGGCGGCGGCTATGCCGAGGCCTTTGCAGATCCGGCCCGCATCCGCGCCGCAGTCGGCGAGGACTTTGCCGATCTCGACAGCCCCATCGCCAATGCCAGGGAAATCGCCCTGTTTCCGCCGGTGACCGGGGGATGA
- the pgsA gene encoding CDP-diacylglycerol--glycerol-3-phosphate 3-phosphatidyltransferase: MLTLPNILTLSRILAVPILVFLLWPDPSRLEYGVAFGLYSLMAITDYFDGYLARAQGTVSKLGVFLDPIADKIMVAAVILMLVLNRDVSGYATIAALVILLREIAVSGLREFLAGVQVSIPVSQLAKWKTTFQLISLGAIILGNALPAWAWIETTGLFCLWAAAVLTLLTGWDYLRVGIRHMD; this comes from the coding sequence ATGCTGACCCTGCCGAACATATTGACGCTGTCGCGCATCCTCGCGGTCCCGATCCTCGTCTTCCTGCTGTGGCCGGATCCCAGCCGGCTCGAATATGGTGTCGCCTTCGGCCTCTATTCGCTGATGGCGATAACCGACTATTTCGACGGCTATCTGGCGCGCGCGCAGGGCACCGTATCGAAGCTCGGCGTCTTCCTCGACCCGATCGCCGACAAGATCATGGTCGCGGCGGTCATCCTGATGCTGGTGCTGAACCGGGACGTGTCGGGCTATGCCACGATCGCCGCGCTGGTGATCCTGCTGCGGGAAATCGCCGTTTCGGGGCTGCGTGAGTTCCTCGCAGGCGTGCAGGTATCGATTCCCGTCAGCCAGCTCGCCAAATGGAAGACGACCTTCCAGCTGATCTCGCTCGGCGCGATCATCCTCGGCAATGCCCTGCCCGCCTGGGCCTGGATCGAGACGACCGGGCTGTTCTGCCTGTGGGCCGCCGCCGTCCTCACCCTGCTGACCGGGTGGGATTATCTGCGCGTCGGCATCCGGCATATGGATTGA
- a CDS encoding TonB-dependent receptor has translation MPEYRPFGTLIRSMLLGSAMLLPLAAAPAFAQQAPAPQAAAEEGGLTEIVVTARRREESLQDVPVSVTALSAAQIQKYDMTSLEKISTQTPQFTIGRSSNGSGAQLTLRGIGSSSTSIGIEQSVAVVLDGVYYGQGRVINEGFLDLAGVEMLKGPQALFFGKNATAGVIAIRSADPTSKPEFMGRLGYEFRGKNLVGEAMASGPLTDTLGIRVALRASNMFGGYFKNRGTDKTYNTFDIATGVTTPHLARASTRDNPGEQELLGRVTLKWEPVDQLTMTLKANLSSNDTDNNSWNYVPFACAAGTYALNPNVKCERKFNVYQNNIPVDIAGNQPFSRKDGALYNRYRSWAVTGTAEYALDGLTLTWINNYNENNNRWSCDCTFVSSNLAAAPSSEKSKYHAFSSEFRAQTSFDGPVNLLAGAYYQSTKRDHTQTGAFANIEDSSQPANLRYLAYLKRSETEGETLSAYGQVSWKIVPTLEFATGVRYTHETKDSFLVQPYVNAAIQGIFLQNSTIFGDQTFNNWSPEATLTWQPTRDITVYGAYKTAYKSGGFSNSGFVSGTTIPSDVAFNPERARGFEGGIKTTLFDRQLRLNLGLYSYKYLDLQVDYFNSATFAFITTNAGSARTKGVELEFQYAPRALAGFDLHGSLNYNRARYGSYIAPCYGGQSIAAGCDTSFQGALGQDLSGKPTAVAPKWTGSLGASYDTPLSGNAILGLSVDTRYSSSYLASSFAHPLSRQPKYLTMDGTVRVKFDDSRYEIALIGKNLTNRFVVGGVVDAPNTGVGTGTNAATPADQIGFVSLPRTVQLQLTARF, from the coding sequence ATGCCTGAATACCGCCCCTTCGGCACCCTGATACGCAGCATGCTCCTGGGCAGCGCGATGCTGCTCCCGCTCGCAGCCGCGCCCGCCTTTGCTCAACAGGCCCCGGCCCCGCAGGCAGCAGCAGAAGAGGGCGGCCTCACCGAGATCGTCGTCACCGCCCGGCGGCGCGAGGAAAGCCTGCAGGACGTTCCCGTCTCGGTCACGGCGCTATCGGCCGCGCAGATCCAGAAATATGACATGACGAGCCTGGAGAAGATCTCCACCCAGACGCCGCAGTTCACCATCGGCCGCTCTTCCAATGGCTCGGGTGCCCAGCTGACGCTGCGCGGCATCGGCTCTTCCTCGACCTCGATCGGTATCGAGCAGTCGGTCGCGGTCGTGCTCGACGGCGTCTATTATGGCCAGGGCCGCGTGATCAACGAGGGCTTCCTCGACCTCGCCGGTGTCGAGATGCTGAAGGGTCCGCAGGCCCTGTTCTTCGGCAAGAACGCGACCGCCGGCGTGATCGCGATCCGCTCGGCCGACCCCACCTCCAAGCCCGAGTTCATGGGCCGCCTGGGCTATGAATTCCGGGGCAAGAATCTGGTCGGCGAAGCGATGGCCTCGGGCCCGCTGACCGACACGCTCGGCATCCGCGTCGCGCTGCGCGCGTCGAACATGTTCGGGGGCTATTTCAAGAATCGCGGCACCGACAAGACCTACAACACCTTCGACATCGCGACCGGCGTAACCACGCCGCACCTCGCCCGCGCCTCCACCCGCGACAATCCGGGAGAACAGGAACTGCTCGGCCGCGTGACGCTGAAGTGGGAACCGGTCGACCAGCTGACGATGACGCTGAAGGCCAATCTGTCGTCGAACGACACCGACAACAACAGCTGGAACTATGTGCCCTTCGCCTGCGCGGCCGGCACCTATGCGCTCAACCCGAACGTGAAGTGCGAGCGCAAGTTCAACGTCTACCAGAACAACATTCCGGTCGACATAGCCGGGAACCAGCCGTTCAGCCGCAAGGACGGCGCGCTGTATAACCGCTATCGCAGCTGGGCGGTCACCGGCACGGCCGAATATGCGCTGGACGGACTGACACTGACCTGGATCAACAATTATAACGAGAACAACAACCGCTGGTCGTGCGACTGCACCTTCGTCTCGTCGAACCTCGCGGCCGCGCCCTCTTCCGAAAAGTCGAAATATCACGCCTTCTCGTCCGAGTTCCGCGCGCAGACCAGCTTCGACGGCCCCGTCAACCTGCTCGCGGGCGCCTATTATCAATCGACGAAGCGCGACCACACCCAGACCGGCGCCTTCGCCAATATCGAGGATAGCTCGCAGCCGGCCAATCTGCGCTACCTTGCCTATCTGAAGCGGTCGGAAACCGAGGGCGAGACGCTGTCCGCTTATGGCCAGGTGTCGTGGAAGATCGTGCCGACGCTCGAATTCGCGACCGGCGTCCGCTACACGCACGAGACCAAGGACAGCTTCCTGGTCCAGCCCTATGTCAACGCCGCGATCCAGGGCATCTTCCTGCAGAACAGCACGATCTTCGGCGACCAGACCTTCAACAACTGGTCGCCCGAAGCCACGCTGACCTGGCAGCCGACCCGCGACATCACCGTCTATGGCGCCTACAAGACCGCCTATAAGTCGGGCGGCTTCTCGAACAGCGGCTTTGTCAGCGGCACCACCATCCCCAGCGACGTCGCCTTCAACCCGGAGCGCGCGCGTGGCTTCGAAGGCGGTATCAAGACGACCCTGTTCGACCGCCAGTTGCGCCTGAACCTGGGCCTCTACAGCTACAAATATCTCGACCTGCAGGTCGACTATTTCAACTCGGCGACCTTTGCCTTCATCACCACAAATGCCGGTTCGGCGCGGACCAAGGGCGTCGAGCTCGAATTCCAATATGCGCCCCGCGCGCTGGCCGGTTTCGACCTGCACGGCTCGCTCAACTATAACCGTGCCCGCTACGGCAGCTATATCGCGCCCTGCTATGGTGGCCAGTCGATCGCGGCCGGCTGCGACACGAGCTTCCAGGGTGCGCTCGGCCAGGACCTGTCGGGCAAGCCGACGGCCGTCGCCCCGAAATGGACCGGGTCGCTCGGTGCCAGCTACGACACGCCGCTGTCGGGCAATGCCATTCTCGGCCTGTCGGTCGATACGCGCTACTCCAGCTCCTATCTCGCCTCCAGCTTCGCCCACCCGCTGTCGCGCCAGCCCAAATATCTGACGATGGACGGCACGGTGCGGGTCAAGTTCGACGACAGCCGCTACGAAATCGCGCTGATCGGCAAGAATCTGACCAACCGCTTCGTGGTCGGCGGCGTGGTCGATGCGCCGAACACCGGTGTCGGCACCGGCACCAACGCCGCCACCCCGGCGGACCAGATCGGCTTCGTCTCGCTTCCGCGCACGGTGCAGTTGCAGTTGACCGCGCGCTTCTAA
- a CDS encoding nuclear transport factor 2 family protein — MDALEMLVAKDAIRDLQSRYMRGQDRLDAEMQRDCFWPDATTDYGIFKGSGHDFVAFAQDLLQGHKANQHLIGQSLIEIEGDIGFGEVYYFAFHRVEIDGQDRDMIIAGRYIDRYERRDGVWKFAHRTELVDWGRMDPAADGFLADLTGIIMGARGAEDRSAQRDWLRTA; from the coding sequence ATGGACGCACTGGAAATGCTGGTCGCCAAGGATGCGATCCGGGATCTGCAATCACGCTACATGCGCGGGCAGGACCGGCTGGATGCCGAGATGCAGCGCGACTGTTTCTGGCCGGACGCCACGACCGACTATGGCATCTTCAAGGGATCCGGCCACGACTTCGTCGCCTTCGCGCAGGACCTGCTCCAGGGCCACAAGGCGAACCAGCATCTGATCGGCCAGTCGCTGATTGAGATCGAGGGCGATATCGGCTTCGGCGAGGTCTATTATTTCGCCTTCCACCGCGTCGAGATCGACGGGCAGGACCGCGACATGATCATCGCCGGCCGCTATATCGACCGCTATGAGCGGCGCGACGGCGTGTGGAAGTTCGCGCATCGCACCGAACTGGTCGACTGGGGTCGAATGGACCCCGCTGCCGACGGCTTCCTCGCCGATTTGACCGGCATCATCATGGGTGCGCGCGGCGCCGAGGATCGCTCGGCGCAGCGCGACTGGCTCCGCACCGCCTGA
- a CDS encoding TetR/AcrR family transcriptional regulator yields MSALPRTAKLTPRKAARHERILDVACRLTGLHGHDGVSMRTIAAESGTTEKTLYNVYGSKNRLIATAARERSAKLFEAAVEAAPEGGWPMLRTFARMAAELTLADPPMARALATVLLEHSDLVGLEAVYEGRVALALEQMAEAGDLDPAYPHALLIRMIRLGVTAAVLFWSKDELSDAELEPYVATRIVETLLPYVPAPRQQPMRALLDDARQRLAVAPARAPKTDL; encoded by the coding sequence ATGTCCGCGCTTCCCAGAACCGCCAAGCTGACGCCGCGCAAGGCCGCGCGGCACGAACGCATCCTCGACGTGGCCTGCCGGCTGACCGGCCTCCACGGCCATGACGGCGTCTCGATGCGCACGATCGCCGCCGAGAGCGGGACGACCGAAAAGACGCTCTACAATGTCTATGGCAGCAAGAACCGGCTGATCGCCACGGCAGCGCGCGAACGCAGCGCCAAGCTGTTCGAGGCCGCCGTGGAAGCCGCGCCGGAAGGCGGATGGCCGATGCTGCGCACCTTTGCGCGGATGGCCGCCGAACTGACGCTCGCCGATCCCCCCATGGCCCGCGCATTGGCGACGGTCCTGCTCGAGCATTCGGATCTGGTGGGGCTCGAGGCGGTCTATGAAGGCCGCGTGGCGCTGGCGCTGGAACAAATGGCCGAAGCGGGCGATCTCGATCCGGCCTATCCGCACGCCCTGCTCATCCGGATGATCCGGCTCGGCGTGACGGCCGCCGTCCTGTTCTGGTCGAAGGACGAACTCAGCGACGCCGAGCTCGAACCCTATGTCGCCACCCGGATTGTCGAGACATTGCTGCCCTATGTCCCCGCACCTCGACAGCAACCCATGCGGGCCCTGCTCGACGACGCCCGCCAAAGGCTGGCCGTTGCACCAGCCAGAGCGCCCAAAACGGACCTGTGA
- a CDS encoding DsbA family oxidoreductase produces MTTTLTIDFVSDVSCPWCVIGLRGLEQALDLLQGEVEADIRFQPFELNPGMAREGENIGEHIQRKYGSSPEKSADLREMIRSRAAALGFVMAMGPDSRIYNTFDAHRLLHWAGLQDLDRQRALKHALFALYFTDAGNPADRDALIEAAGRVGLDRDQAASILDSDAYAEAVREAELLWQRQGISSVPAVVVDGRYLISGGQPPEAFEKALRSIAAEKAAS; encoded by the coding sequence ATGACGACCACGCTGACCATCGATTTCGTCTCGGATGTTTCCTGTCCCTGGTGCGTCATCGGGTTGCGCGGGCTCGAACAGGCGCTCGACCTGCTCCAGGGGGAGGTCGAGGCGGACATTCGCTTTCAGCCGTTTGAACTCAATCCCGGGATGGCGCGCGAGGGCGAGAATATCGGCGAGCACATCCAGCGCAAATATGGCAGCAGCCCGGAAAAATCGGCTGATCTGCGCGAGATGATCCGGAGCAGGGCGGCGGCGCTCGGTTTCGTGATGGCGATGGGCCCGGACAGCCGCATCTACAACACCTTCGACGCGCACCGCCTGCTCCATTGGGCCGGTCTGCAAGACCTTGATCGGCAGAGGGCGCTGAAGCACGCCCTGTTCGCGCTCTATTTCACCGACGCCGGCAATCCCGCCGATCGCGATGCACTGATCGAAGCGGCCGGCCGGGTCGGGCTGGACCGCGATCAGGCCGCTTCGATCCTCGATTCCGACGCCTATGCAGAAGCCGTGCGGGAGGCCGAGCTTCTCTGGCAGCGCCAGGGGATAAGCTCGGTTCCGGCGGTGGTCGTCGATGGCCGCTATCTCATCTCGGGCGGGCAGCCGCCCGAGGCGTTCGAGAAAGCGCTGCGGTCGATCGCCGCCGAGAAGGCCGCCAGCTGA